A DNA window from Mucilaginibacter xinganensis contains the following coding sequences:
- a CDS encoding MarR family winged helix-turn-helix transcriptional regulator: MEANQDIQFASELRNVMIRLIKKLRKESQTGLQLSLTERSTMALLYQNKAMLPSELAASEMITNQSMSQVLNHLSELGYIIRTASLTDKRKVNISLSELGERTLLQFRHERDEWLARAIAATCSAKEQAILKQASGMLSTIVDLKI, from the coding sequence ATGGAGGCTAACCAGGATATCCAATTTGCATCGGAACTGCGCAATGTAATGATTAGGCTCATCAAGAAGCTGCGGAAGGAATCGCAGACCGGGTTGCAGCTTTCATTAACAGAGCGATCAACCATGGCGCTGCTTTACCAAAACAAGGCTATGTTGCCCAGCGAACTCGCCGCCAGCGAAATGATCACCAATCAATCTATGTCGCAGGTGCTCAACCACCTCTCAGAACTGGGATATATTATCCGAACCGCATCATTAACAGATAAACGGAAAGTGAATATCTCGCTGTCAGAACTGGGAGAACGCACCTTGCTGCAGTTCAGACATGAGCGTGATGAATGGCTGGCGAGGGCTATAGCGGCAACCTGCTCGGCCAAAGAACAGGCGATACTTAAGCAGGCCAGCGGAATGTTAAGCACCATAGTTGATTTGAAGATTTAA